One Desulfovibrio sp. X2 genomic window carries:
- the infC gene encoding translation initiation factor IF-3 has protein sequence MASLQARVNRQIRVRSVRLITEDGEQLGVRTIEDALALAQEKGLDLVEVAPNADPPVCRIMDYGKYKYEQQKKQQSARKKQAQVQIKEIKFRPKTDEHDYQTKLRHIRRFLEEGDRCKATIFFRGREIVHKDRGETVLARVAQDTADIAKVEQEARAEGRTLFIMLAPIPKKPEEKGGSAPQAPAAEPEQ, from the coding sequence ATAGCTTCGCTGCAGGCGCGTGTTAACCGGCAGATCAGGGTCCGTTCAGTCCGTCTGATCACCGAAGACGGCGAACAACTCGGCGTCAGGACCATCGAAGACGCGTTGGCGTTGGCCCAGGAAAAGGGCCTCGACCTCGTTGAGGTCGCGCCCAACGCCGATCCGCCGGTCTGCCGCATCATGGATTACGGCAAGTACAAGTACGAGCAGCAGAAAAAGCAGCAGTCGGCGCGCAAGAAGCAGGCCCAGGTCCAGATCAAGGAGATCAAGTTCAGGCCGAAGACCGACGAGCACGACTACCAGACCAAGCTCCGGCACATCCGGCGCTTCCTGGAGGAGGGCGACCGCTGCAAGGCCACGATCTTCTTCCGCGGACGCGAGATCGTGCACAAGGACCGCGGCGAGACCGTGCTCGCGCGTGTCGCGCAGGACACTGCCGACATCGCCAAGGTCGAGCAGGAGGCCCGCGCCGAGGGCCGCACGCTGTTCATCATGCTTGCGCCGATTCCGAAGAAGCCTGAAGAGAAGGGCGGCTCCGCCCCGCAGGCCCCGGCCGCCGAGCCCGAGCAGTAG
- the rpmI gene encoding 50S ribosomal protein L35, with translation MPKIKTNRAAAKRFRKTGSGKIVRRRKNLRHILTKKSAKRKRLLGQAALVDKTNERAVKEMCPYL, from the coding sequence ATGCCTAAGATCAAGACCAACCGCGCGGCGGCCAAGCGCTTCCGCAAGACCGGCAGCGGGAAGATCGTCAGGCGGCGCAAGAACCTGCGTCACATCCTGACGAAGAAGAGCGCCAAGCGGAAGCGGCTGCTCGGTCAGGCGGCGCTGGTGGACAAGACCAACGAGCGCGCCGTCAAGGAGATGTGCCCCTACTTGTAG
- a CDS encoding DNA polymerase III subunit delta produces the protein MRRMETIPERQSRVAARLARLSVDPPASLLLEGGTEAEREAMAIYWAQAVNCEAGGAVGSSAGGKGPCGACTACVQLAQRAHRDLFFFDFRAGPWADCMDELKAARRVMGEPPREGGRRVIVLFEAHGMLDPHANLLLKSIEEPGPYNVFVITTPQRERILPTLVSRSFTATLAWPPPGTELAADLGEGDAGDVAGLARAFYGFLASGKGLFAMTGGRGKVGKAVAERLVLLVQRDLAQALAGAPAEEGARLLAARLDREGLRRLDLALDQAKQSLDTKVNPSLVVDWLAVTARGWLG, from the coding sequence ATGCGGCGCATGGAGACGATCCCCGAACGCCAATCGCGGGTGGCCGCGCGCCTGGCGCGGCTCAGCGTCGATCCCCCGGCGAGCCTGCTGCTCGAGGGCGGCACCGAGGCCGAGCGCGAGGCCATGGCCATCTACTGGGCCCAGGCCGTGAACTGCGAGGCGGGCGGCGCCGTGGGCAGCAGCGCGGGCGGGAAAGGCCCGTGCGGCGCCTGCACGGCCTGCGTGCAGCTCGCGCAGCGCGCGCACCGCGACCTCTTCTTCTTCGATTTCAGGGCCGGGCCGTGGGCCGACTGCATGGACGAGCTGAAGGCCGCGCGCCGGGTCATGGGCGAGCCGCCGCGCGAGGGCGGACGCCGGGTCATCGTGCTCTTCGAGGCGCACGGCATGCTCGACCCGCACGCCAACCTGCTGCTGAAATCCATCGAGGAGCCCGGACCCTACAACGTCTTCGTGATCACCACGCCGCAGCGCGAGCGCATCCTGCCCACCCTCGTCTCGCGCAGCTTCACGGCCACCCTGGCCTGGCCGCCGCCGGGCACGGAGCTGGCCGCGGACCTGGGCGAGGGCGATGCGGGCGACGTGGCGGGGCTGGCGCGGGCGTTCTACGGCTTTCTGGCCTCGGGCAAGGGGCTCTTCGCGATGACCGGGGGGCGAGGCAAGGTCGGCAAGGCCGTGGCCGAGCGCCTCGTGCTGCTCGTGCAGCGCGACCTGGCCCAGGCCCTTGCGGGCGCTCCGGCCGAGGAGGGCGCGCGGCTCCTCGCCGCGCGGCTGGACCGAGAGGGGCTCAGGCGCCTGGACCTGGCCCTGGACCAGGCCAAGCAGTCGCTGGACACCAAGGTCAATCCGTCGCTGGTGGTGGACTGGCTGGCCGTGACCGCGCGCGGCTGGCTCGGCTGA
- the thrS gene encoding threonine--tRNA ligase: MQLTIAGQAVEAAPGEPMAEVLGKALSKKKLKEVVAVRACGRLFDVSAALPAECADVAPVFESDPEGLEVIRHSAAHLMAEAVKKLFPEAKVTIGPAIESGFYYDFDYERPFTPEDLEAIEKEMVRLAGADAPFTCRVVKKDEAKKLFAAKGEDYKLEIMDDLGGDEFSIYTNGGFVDLCRGPHVPSAGRIKAFKLLSVAGAYWRGDSDKKMLQRIYGTAFASPKELKQHLERIEEAKRRDHRKLGTQLDLFSFSEEAGAGMVIWHPRGGLLRTILEDFERKEHLKRGYAIVQGPQILKRELWERSGHYANYRENMYFTEIEEQAYGIKPMNCLSHMLIYKSRVRSYRDLPLRFFELGVVHRHERTGVLHGLLRVRQFTQDDAHILCRPDQLQEEILGVVHFVQDVMNLFGFEFEARISTRPEKSIGSDEDWERATNALMNALSAGGFPYEINAGDGAFYGPKIDIVIKDALDRRWQCATIQCDFTLPDRFDLTYVGEDGEKHRPVMLHRVILGSLERFIGVLIEHVAGAFPTWLAPVQAKILTVTDAQAEHAHSVLAALRARGVRVEADLRNEKLGYKVREAQLEKIPYMLVIGDKEVEAGGVNVRTRGGDNLGFKTIAEAAEMILADTAEPFKRGGMSYSFAAGAC, encoded by the coding sequence GTGCAGCTCACAATCGCCGGGCAGGCGGTGGAAGCCGCCCCGGGAGAGCCCATGGCCGAGGTCCTGGGCAAGGCCCTGTCCAAGAAGAAGTTGAAGGAAGTGGTGGCGGTCCGCGCGTGCGGCCGTCTTTTCGACGTTTCGGCAGCCCTCCCCGCCGAGTGCGCCGACGTCGCGCCTGTCTTCGAGAGTGATCCCGAAGGCCTCGAGGTCATCCGCCATTCCGCGGCCCACCTCATGGCCGAAGCGGTGAAGAAGCTCTTCCCCGAAGCCAAGGTGACCATCGGCCCGGCCATCGAGTCGGGCTTCTACTATGATTTCGACTACGAGCGTCCCTTCACCCCCGAGGACCTCGAGGCCATCGAGAAGGAGATGGTGCGTCTCGCCGGAGCGGACGCGCCCTTCACCTGCCGCGTGGTCAAGAAGGACGAGGCGAAGAAGCTCTTCGCCGCCAAGGGCGAGGACTACAAGCTCGAGATAATGGACGACCTCGGCGGCGACGAGTTCTCCATCTACACCAACGGCGGGTTCGTGGACCTCTGCCGCGGTCCCCACGTGCCGAGCGCAGGCCGCATCAAGGCCTTCAAGCTGCTCTCCGTGGCCGGCGCCTACTGGCGCGGCGACTCGGACAAGAAGATGCTGCAGCGCATCTACGGCACGGCCTTCGCCTCGCCCAAGGAGCTGAAGCAGCACCTCGAGCGCATCGAGGAGGCCAAGCGCCGCGACCACCGCAAGCTGGGCACCCAGCTCGACCTCTTCTCCTTCTCCGAGGAGGCGGGCGCGGGCATGGTCATCTGGCACCCCCGCGGCGGCCTTCTGCGCACCATCCTCGAGGACTTCGAGCGCAAGGAGCATCTGAAGCGCGGCTACGCCATCGTGCAGGGCCCGCAGATCCTCAAGCGCGAGCTTTGGGAGCGCTCCGGCCACTACGCGAACTACCGCGAGAACATGTATTTCACCGAGATCGAGGAGCAGGCCTACGGCATCAAGCCCATGAACTGCCTCTCGCACATGCTCATATACAAGTCGCGCGTGCGCAGCTACCGCGACCTGCCGCTGCGCTTCTTCGAGCTCGGCGTAGTCCATCGCCACGAGCGCACCGGCGTGCTGCACGGCCTTTTGCGCGTGCGCCAGTTCACGCAGGACGACGCGCACATCCTCTGCCGCCCGGACCAGCTCCAGGAGGAGATCCTCGGCGTCGTGCACTTCGTGCAGGACGTGATGAACCTCTTCGGCTTCGAGTTCGAGGCGCGCATCAGCACCCGTCCGGAAAAGTCCATCGGCTCGGACGAGGACTGGGAACGCGCCACCAATGCGCTCATGAACGCGCTTTCGGCCGGAGGCTTCCCCTACGAGATCAATGCGGGCGACGGCGCGTTCTACGGGCCCAAGATTGACATTGTCATCAAAGATGCCTTAGACCGCCGGTGGCAGTGTGCGACCATCCAGTGCGACTTCACCCTGCCCGATCGCTTCGACCTCACCTACGTGGGGGAGGACGGTGAGAAGCACCGTCCGGTCATGCTGCATCGGGTCATCCTGGGGTCCCTGGAGCGGTTCATCGGCGTGCTCATCGAGCACGTCGCAGGGGCGTTTCCCACCTGGCTCGCGCCGGTGCAGGCCAAGATCCTGACCGTGACCGACGCCCAGGCGGAGCACGCCCATTCCGTGCTTGCCGCGCTTCGCGCCCGCGGCGTACGGGTCGAGGCAGACTTGAGAAACGAGAAGCTGGGCTACAAGGTTCGTGAAGCCCAGCTGGAAAAGATACCGTATATGCTGGTCATCGGCGACAAGGAGGTCGAGGCCGGGGGAGTCAACGTCCGCACTCGCGGAGGCGACAACCTGGGCTTCAAGACCATCGCCGAGGCGGCAGAGATGATTTTGGCCGATACGGCCGAACCGTTCAAACGCGGAGGGATGAGCTATAGCTTCGCTGCAGGCGCGTGTTAA